Proteins from one Neodiprion fabricii isolate iyNeoFabr1 chromosome 5, iyNeoFabr1.1, whole genome shotgun sequence genomic window:
- the LOC124181905 gene encoding DNA polymerase delta subunit 2 yields MMVHATDSSDSAILLSKPSDEKPVVFERTIVEYEDLSERFKHGSKDFSRQFFHVYSIRLRALTEPLAERAKAKWGNVTIYKLADLEDAQGKRAVVIGTLYKHQELKPSILRELSEEQQLAPPTPRINYCSNKDQLFLEDEMLRIKIVGNHVNIKDMVTGIVCAVIGKENEDGTFDVEDWCFPGCVPRPAISASQNAGKLLLISGLDLANRVESMSLNLLTEWIDGMIGDPAVQREEASIVRVIIAGNSIRGSAEIHTSKGHSGGKAQDSAAAKETAFAAQRFDMFLSRIVESCCVTLMPGQFDPTNHMLPQQPLHPCILPKSARFKSLQGVTNPWVGRIGSRIVSGTSGQPIEDIMKVCDVSNVSPLVWLERTLSWRHYCPTAPDTLSSYPYYEKDPFIIEECPDIYFAGNMEKYESSLWKGEDGQTVRLICVPRFCDSGTAVLVDLDTLDAQAISFGSS; encoded by the exons ATGATGGTTCACGCAACGGATTCCAGTGATTCTGCAATTCTGCTGTCAAAGCCCAGCGATGAGAAACCCGTCGTCTTCGAAAGAACAATCGTCGAGTACGAAGACCTGTCCGAAAGATTCAAACACGGGTCAAAAGATTTCAGCAGACAATTTTTCCACGTTTATTCCATCAGACTCAGAGCTCTGACGGAACCGCTCGCTGAAAGAGCTAAGGCGAAGTGGG GAAATGTCACGATCTACAAGCTCGCCGACCTGGAGGATGCTCAGGGTAAACGAGCCGTTGTAATCGGAACACTCTACAAGCACCAGGAACTAAAACCGTCAATACTACGTGAGCTCAGCGAAGAACAGCAGCTGGCACCCCCGACACCCAGAATCAATTACTGTTCTAACAAAGACCAATTGTTTTTGGAGGATGAAATGCTAAGGATAAAAATTGTCGGGAATCACGTCAACATAAAGGATATGGTTACTGGAATTGTCTGTGCTGTTATAGGCAAAGAAAATGAAGACGGCACCTTTGAT GTAGAAGATTGGTGTTTTCCTGGCTGTGTGCCTAGACCAGCCATTTCAGCTTCACAAAATGCtggcaaattattattaatttcgggATTGGATCTGGCAAACAGAGTAGAAAGTATGTCGCTAAATCTTTTGACCGAGTGGATAGATGGAATGATAGGGGATCCTGCCGTTCAAAGAGAGGAAGCCTCAATTGTCAGAGTAATCATAGCCG GAAACAGTATCAGAGGCAGTGCTGAGATACACACGAGCAAAGGACATTCGGGTGGTAAAGCGCAGGATTCGGCAGCAGCTAAAGAAACGGCATTTGCTGCACAAAGATTCGATATGTTTCTGAGCCGAATTGTCGAATCCTGCTGTGTCACTCTAATGCCCGGCCAATTTGATCCAACCAATCATATGCTACCTCAGCAACCGTTGCATCCATGCATTCTACCAAAGTCAGCCAG ATTCAAAAGCCTGCAAGGGGTGACGAATCCATGGGTCGGTAGAATCGGCTCTCGCATTGTGAGCGGCACAAGTGGACAGCCTATTGAAGATATAATGAAAGTGTGCGACGTATCCAATGTCTCGCCGCTTGTTTGGTTAGAGCGAACCTTGAGTTGGAGACATTATTGCCCCACGGCACCGGACACTCTATCATCTTATCCGTATTATGAAAAAGACCCTTTCATTATAGAGGAATGCCCGGATATATATTTCGCTGGAAATATGGAAAAGTACGAGAGCAGTCTGTGGAAAG GTGAGGATGGACAGACAGTAAGATTAATTTGCGTACCTCGATTCTGTGATTCTGGTACTGCGGTTCTAGTTGATCTTGACACGTTGGATGCTCAAGCTATATCATTTGGCTCAAGCTGA